DNA from Paraburkholderia sp. ZP32-5:
AGCCGCGCGCTGCTACAAAAGGCCTACGCGGAGTTGAACCAGCGCGTTGCCGAGCGCACCGCGGATCTGTCCGAAGCCAACGAGCAGTTGCACAAGGAAGTCGCCGAGCGCACACGCGCCGAGCAGGAGTTGCGCTCGGCGCACGACGAACTGATCCAGGCGAGCAAGCTTGCCGCGCTGGGGCAGATGGCGGCCGGCATCACGCATGAACTGAATCAGCCGCTCGCCGCGCTGCGCAGTTTCTCGGACAACACGCGCGTGCTGCTCGAACGCGGCGACCAGGCGTCGGCGCGCGAGAACCTCGAAGCGATCGCTGCGCTGACCGAGCGCATGGGCAAGATCACCAATCAGTTGAAACTGTTCGTGGGCCGGGCGCGGCCGCGCAGTGCGCGCGCGCCGATCGTGCGGGCGCTGCGTAACGTGGTCGGGTTGCTGCAGAAGCGTCTGCAAGGTGTCGAGCTTGAATTCGTGCTGACGGATATTGGAGCGCATGCCGGCGGTGATGCCGATGTTAGTGCGGCAGACGCTGCGCGCACGCCGTTGAATCTCGCCGACGATCATCCCGAACTGATCGCGCATTGCGACGACTTGCGGCTCGAACAGGTGCTGATCAATCTGCTCGGCAACGCGCTCGACGCGACCGCCGGCATGAGTCCGCCGCGCATCACGATCGAGGTCGAGGCCGCCGACGCGACCCTGTCGATCACCGTCGGCGACAACGGCCCCGGCATTGCCGACGACGTATTGCCTCGTCTGTTCGAGCCATTCTTTACGACAAAGGAAATGGGCCAGGGCCTCGGCCTCGGCCTCGCGATTTCGTCGTCGATCGCGCGCGATTGCGGCGGCTCGCTGATCGCGCGCAACGCGCCGGCTGGCGGCGCATTATTCGTTCTGACGCTGCGGCGCGCGCGCGTGCAAGCGTCCCCCTCGCCGGACCCGCTGACCGCGGGCTCCTGATTTCACCGGACTTCACCCGGAACACGCAATGAACGACGGCCTGCAAGTGCTGTATATCGAAGACGACGAACTGGTGCGGCGCGCCAGCGTGCAGAGCCTGCAACTGGCGGGCTTCGACGTGATCGGCCACGCGTCGGCGGAGTCGGCGGCCAGGACGATCAGCGCGGACTTCTCCGGCGTGATCGTCAGCGATATCCGCCTGCCCGGCGCGAGCGGTCTCGATCTGCTCGCGCAATGCCACGAACGCGCGCCTGACGTGCCGGTGATTCTGGTCACCGGTCACGGCGATATTTCGATGGCGGTGCAGGCGATGCGCGACGGCGCGTATGACTTCATCGAGAAGCCGTTCGCGTCGGAGCGGCTGATCGAAACCGTGCGGCGCGCGCTGGAGCGCCGCAAGCTGGTGCTCGAAAACCTCGCGCTGCGTCGCGAGCTGGCCGGACAGAGTACGGTGGCGCCGCGCATCATCGGCCGCAGTCCAGCGATCGAGCAGATCCGGCGGTTGATCGCGAACGTCGCGCCGACCGATGCATCGGTGCTGATCAACGGCGACACTGGCGCCGGCAAGGAGTTGATCGCGCGCAGTCTGCACGAACTGTCGCCGCGCCGCGACAAGCCGTTTATCGCGGTGAATTGCGGCGCGCTGCCCGAGCCAATGTTCGAATCCGAGATGTTCGGCTACGAGCCGGGCGCATTCACCGGCGCGGCGAAACGACGGATCGGCAAGCTCGAACATGCGTCGGGAGGCACGCTGTTTCTCGACGAGATCGAGAGCATGCCGCTCGCGTTGCAGGTGAAGCTGCTGCGCGTGTTGCAGGACGGCGTGCTGGAGCGGCTCGGCTCGAACCAGCCGATTCGCGTCAATTGCCGCATCGTCGCGGCGGCGAAGGGCGACATGGCTGAGCATGTCGCGGACGGCTCGTTTCGCCGCGATCTGCTGTACCGGCTCAACGTGGTGACGATCGCGCTGCCGCCGCTCGGCGAGCGCCGCGAGGACATCGTGCCGCTGTTCGAACATTTCCTGCTCGATGCGGCCGTGCGGTATCAGCGGCCGGCGCCGATTCTCACCGATCGCCAGCGCACGAATCTGATGAAGCGCGACTGGCCAGGCAATGTACGCGAGTTGCGCAATGCCGCCGACCGCTTCGTGCTCGGTATCGCCGAGGAACCCGTGCTGTCGTTCGACGACGATGGGACCGTGACCCAGCCGTTGAAGGAGCGGGTCGAGCAGTTCGAGCGCGCGATGATTGCCGAGGCGTTGGAGCAGGCGGGCGGCGTCGTGGCGGTCGC
Protein-coding regions in this window:
- a CDS encoding sigma-54-dependent transcriptional regulator; this translates as MNDGLQVLYIEDDELVRRASVQSLQLAGFDVIGHASAESAARTISADFSGVIVSDIRLPGASGLDLLAQCHERAPDVPVILVTGHGDISMAVQAMRDGAYDFIEKPFASERLIETVRRALERRKLVLENLALRRELAGQSTVAPRIIGRSPAIEQIRRLIANVAPTDASVLINGDTGAGKELIARSLHELSPRRDKPFIAVNCGALPEPMFESEMFGYEPGAFTGAAKRRIGKLEHASGGTLFLDEIESMPLALQVKLLRVLQDGVLERLGSNQPIRVNCRIVAAAKGDMAEHVADGSFRRDLLYRLNVVTIALPPLGERREDIVPLFEHFLLDAAVRYQRPAPILTDRQRTNLMKRDWPGNVRELRNAADRFVLGIAEEPVLSFDDDGTVTQPLKERVEQFERAMIAEALEQAGGVVAVAADRLQLGKATLYEKIKRYGLTAKGEGER